The proteins below are encoded in one region of Coffea arabica cultivar ET-39 chromosome 4c, Coffea Arabica ET-39 HiFi, whole genome shotgun sequence:
- the LOC113741539 gene encoding uncharacterized protein isoform X4, translating into MKNLSAGRRVRRMKASSGCPMLRSRKAEREFWSETSHQGPLDIEDLVKVGHKVGTCPYYGSRSMVPTADLVILPYQSLLSKTSRESLNLSLKNNIIIIDEAHNLADSLISMYDVKITSSQLERIHSHLEKYLERFQNLLGPGNRRYIQTLMVLTHAFLQSVAYPNGANYVDPLSSGGEVQSDLDFSIGINEFLFSLNIDNINLVKLLHYIEESNIIHKVSGFGDKLAMLQNDVELEGTTAEASTLSGFRALVSLLSSLTNNDGDGRIIISRARVISSVHERGYLKYVMLTGEKIFSEVASEAHAIILAGGTLQPIEEIKERLFPWLQPDQLHFFSCGHIIPPTNILPVAVSQGPSGQSFDFSYSGRSSSSMIEELGMLLCNLVAVVPEGIVVFFSSFDYEGKVYEAWKESGILARIMKKKHLFREPRKNTDVELVLKEYKETIDELSSTNAKYDPAPCSGAVLLAVVGGKISEGINLSDGMGRCIVMVGLPYPSPSDMELMERVKYIEGLESSLISKTQARLDILKCCKHRGRQYYENICMKAVNQSIGRAIRHINDYAAILLVDARYASDPSRRSFSHVCDKLPQWIRSHLIPSPKNYGAVHRLLHQFFKFHRKETSNR; encoded by the exons ATGAAG AACTTAAGTGCTGGGAGAAGAGTCCGGAGGATGAAGGCCTCCTCTGGATGCCCAATGCTTCGAAGTCGCAAAGCAGAACGAGAATTTTGGAGCGAGACATCTCATCAGGGTCCCCTGGATATTGAAGATCTTGTTAAGGTTGGGCACAAAGTAGgcacttgcccttattatgGTTCAAGAAGTATGGTACCGACCGCAGATCTTGTGATTCTTCCATACCAATCTCTTCTGTCAAAAACGTCTCGGGAATCACTTAATTTAAGTTTGAAGAACAATATTATCATCATAGATGAGGCTCATAACCTGGCTGATTCTCTCATTAGCATGTATGATGTGAAAATTACTTCTTCACAG TTAGAGCGTATACATTCCCACTTGGAGAAGTATCTTGAGCGATTCCAAAATCTCTTAGGACCAGGCAATCGAAGATATATTCAGACACTGATGGTACTCACTCATGCTTTTCTACAATCCGTAGCTTATCCGAACGGTGCAAACTATGTTGATCCTTTAAGCAGTGGCGGTGAAGTTCAAAGTGACCTTGACTTTTCTATTGGTATAAATGAGTTTCTATTTTCCCTGAACATCGACAACATAAACCTGGTTAAACTTCTACACTACATAGAAGAAAGCAACATTATCCACAAG GTCAGTGGATTTGGAGATAAACTGGCTATGTTGCAGAATGATGTTGAACTTGAAGGAACTACGGCAGAAGCAAGCACTTTATCTGGCTTTCGGGCATTGGTTAGTCTGTTGTCATCGTTAACAAATAATGATGGTGATGGGAGGATAATTATTTCAAGGGCAAGAGTAATATCTTCAGTACATGAGAGGGGATATTTGAAGTACGTGATGCTTACTGGGGAAAAGATTTTTTCTGAG GTTGCAAGTGAGGCACATGCTATCATCCTGGCTGGAGGCACTTTACAACCTATAGAGGAAATTAAAGAGCGACTTTTCCCATGGTTACAACCTGATCAGTTGCACTTCTTTTCCTGTGGTCATATAATTCCTCCTACAAATATTTTACCTGTTGCTGTTTCACAAGGGCCATCTGGTCAGTCCTTTGATTTTAGCTACAGTGGAAGAAGCTCCTCAAGCATG ATTGAAGAGCTAGGGATGTTGCTCTGTAATTTGGTAGCTGTGGTTCCTGAAGGAATTGTTGTCTTCTTCTCATCATTTGACTACGAGGGCAAGGTCTATGAGGCATGGAAAGAATCTGGCATCCTTGCAAGGATCATGAAGAAGAAGCACTTATTCAGAGAGCCCAGGAAGAATACAGATGTGGAACTTGTCCTGAAGGAGTACAAGGAAACAATTGATGAATTGTCGAGTACAAATGCCAAATACGATCCTGCACCATGCAGTGGTGCTGTTCTCCTCGCCGTTGTGGGTGGTAAGATATCGGAAGGTATCAACTTAAGTGATGGGATGGGCCGATGCATAGTCATGGTTGGACTGCCCTATCCTAGCCCGTCAGATATGGAGCTGATGGAGAGGGTGAAGTATATTGAAGGACTTGAGAGTTCACTTATCAGCAAAACCCAGGCACGGTTAGACATCCTAAAATGTTGCAAGCACAGGGGAAGACAGTATTACGAAAATATTTGCATGAAAGCGGTTAATCAATCTATTG GTAGAGCAATTCGTCACATAAATGATTATGCAGCAATATTGTTGGTTGACGCACGATATGCATCTGATCCGTCAAGAAGGAGCTTTTCCCACGTTTGTGACAAGCTCCCTCAGTGGATTAGGAGCCATCTTATTCCCTCACCTAAGAAC
- the LOC113741539 gene encoding uncharacterized protein isoform X3 codes for MKVLRLGNTTSINERCLELQKAKSKRASKMMNLSAGRRVRRMKASSGCPMLRSRKAEREFWSETSHQGPLDIEDLVKVGHKVGTCPYYGSRSMVPTADLVILPYQSLLSKTSRESLNLSLKNNIIIIDEAHNLADSLISMYDVKITSSQLERIHSHLEKYLERFQNLLGPGNRRYIQTLMVLTHAFLQSVAYPNGANYVDPLSSGGEVQSDLDFSIGINEFLFSLNIDNINLVKLLHYIEESNIIHKVSGFGDKLAMLQNDVELEGTTAEASTLSGFRALVSLLSSLTNNDGDGRIIISRARVISSVHERGYLKYVMLTGEKIFSEVASEAHAIILAGGTLQPIEEIKERLFPWLQPDQLHFFSCGHIIPPTNILPVAVSQGPSGQSFDFSYSGRSSSSMIEELGMLLCNLVAVVPEGIVVFFSSFDYEGKVYEAWKESGILARIMKKKHLFREPRKNTDVELVLKEYKETIDELSSTNAKYDPAPCSGAVLLAVVGGKISEGINLSDGMGRCIVMVGLPYPSPSDMELMERVKYIEGLESSLISKTQARLDILKCCKHRGRQYYENICMKAVNQSIGRAIRHINDYAAILLVDARYASDPSRRSFSHVCDKLPQWIRSHLIPSPKNYGAVHRLLHQFFKFHRKETSNR; via the exons ATGAAG GTATTAAGACTAGGTAATACAACAAGCATAAATGAGAGATGTTTGGAGCTTCAAAAGGCCAAGAGCAAAAGAGCATCCAAAATGATG AACTTAAGTGCTGGGAGAAGAGTCCGGAGGATGAAGGCCTCCTCTGGATGCCCAATGCTTCGAAGTCGCAAAGCAGAACGAGAATTTTGGAGCGAGACATCTCATCAGGGTCCCCTGGATATTGAAGATCTTGTTAAGGTTGGGCACAAAGTAGgcacttgcccttattatgGTTCAAGAAGTATGGTACCGACCGCAGATCTTGTGATTCTTCCATACCAATCTCTTCTGTCAAAAACGTCTCGGGAATCACTTAATTTAAGTTTGAAGAACAATATTATCATCATAGATGAGGCTCATAACCTGGCTGATTCTCTCATTAGCATGTATGATGTGAAAATTACTTCTTCACAG TTAGAGCGTATACATTCCCACTTGGAGAAGTATCTTGAGCGATTCCAAAATCTCTTAGGACCAGGCAATCGAAGATATATTCAGACACTGATGGTACTCACTCATGCTTTTCTACAATCCGTAGCTTATCCGAACGGTGCAAACTATGTTGATCCTTTAAGCAGTGGCGGTGAAGTTCAAAGTGACCTTGACTTTTCTATTGGTATAAATGAGTTTCTATTTTCCCTGAACATCGACAACATAAACCTGGTTAAACTTCTACACTACATAGAAGAAAGCAACATTATCCACAAG GTCAGTGGATTTGGAGATAAACTGGCTATGTTGCAGAATGATGTTGAACTTGAAGGAACTACGGCAGAAGCAAGCACTTTATCTGGCTTTCGGGCATTGGTTAGTCTGTTGTCATCGTTAACAAATAATGATGGTGATGGGAGGATAATTATTTCAAGGGCAAGAGTAATATCTTCAGTACATGAGAGGGGATATTTGAAGTACGTGATGCTTACTGGGGAAAAGATTTTTTCTGAG GTTGCAAGTGAGGCACATGCTATCATCCTGGCTGGAGGCACTTTACAACCTATAGAGGAAATTAAAGAGCGACTTTTCCCATGGTTACAACCTGATCAGTTGCACTTCTTTTCCTGTGGTCATATAATTCCTCCTACAAATATTTTACCTGTTGCTGTTTCACAAGGGCCATCTGGTCAGTCCTTTGATTTTAGCTACAGTGGAAGAAGCTCCTCAAGCATG ATTGAAGAGCTAGGGATGTTGCTCTGTAATTTGGTAGCTGTGGTTCCTGAAGGAATTGTTGTCTTCTTCTCATCATTTGACTACGAGGGCAAGGTCTATGAGGCATGGAAAGAATCTGGCATCCTTGCAAGGATCATGAAGAAGAAGCACTTATTCAGAGAGCCCAGGAAGAATACAGATGTGGAACTTGTCCTGAAGGAGTACAAGGAAACAATTGATGAATTGTCGAGTACAAATGCCAAATACGATCCTGCACCATGCAGTGGTGCTGTTCTCCTCGCCGTTGTGGGTGGTAAGATATCGGAAGGTATCAACTTAAGTGATGGGATGGGCCGATGCATAGTCATGGTTGGACTGCCCTATCCTAGCCCGTCAGATATGGAGCTGATGGAGAGGGTGAAGTATATTGAAGGACTTGAGAGTTCACTTATCAGCAAAACCCAGGCACGGTTAGACATCCTAAAATGTTGCAAGCACAGGGGAAGACAGTATTACGAAAATATTTGCATGAAAGCGGTTAATCAATCTATTG GTAGAGCAATTCGTCACATAAATGATTATGCAGCAATATTGTTGGTTGACGCACGATATGCATCTGATCCGTCAAGAAGGAGCTTTTCCCACGTTTGTGACAAGCTCCCTCAGTGGATTAGGAGCCATCTTATTCCCTCACCTAAGAAC